A window of Christiangramia forsetii KT0803 contains these coding sequences:
- a CDS encoding MFS transporter, giving the protein MKQLPKGSKKLIHAWAFYDWANSVYSLVISSAIFPIFYGALTIIKDSDGNKISDTVTFLGINFNNDSLISYVTAGAFLVVSFLSPFLSGIADYIGNKKNFLKFFCYLGAISCIGLFWFSLDHLWFGLLCYFLALIGFWSSLVFYNSYLPDVAFPDQQDKASAKGFSLGYIGSVVLLILCLLMILKYEWFGFEDEGLPTRLSFVLTGVWWIGFSQYTYYYLPKGNKKAKLTNDVLFNGFKELKGIWKSIEQNKTLKRYLIAFFVYSMAVQTIMLVATYFGIEELEWGDQDPTTGLIISILLIQLVAVAGATLTSRLAIKFGDIKTLIFINLIWIAICGYAYFITTPIQFYFAAASVGLVMGGIQSLSRSTYSKMLPENALDTASYFSFYDVAEKIGIVIGMSLYGYVAQSTGSVRNAILFLVVFFIAGVILLMRVPKRIIKE; this is encoded by the coding sequence ATGAAGCAATTACCAAAAGGAAGTAAGAAGCTTATTCATGCCTGGGCTTTTTATGACTGGGCCAATTCTGTTTATAGCCTGGTTATCTCTTCCGCGATCTTTCCTATTTTTTATGGAGCCCTCACTATTATTAAAGATAGCGATGGAAATAAGATAAGTGATACTGTTACTTTCCTGGGCATAAACTTTAACAACGATTCCCTTATAAGTTATGTAACCGCAGGCGCATTCCTGGTGGTTAGCTTTTTGAGTCCATTTTTGTCTGGTATTGCAGATTATATTGGTAACAAGAAGAATTTTTTAAAATTCTTTTGCTACCTGGGAGCCATTTCGTGTATTGGCTTATTCTGGTTTAGCCTTGATCATCTATGGTTTGGTCTTTTATGTTACTTTCTGGCGCTGATAGGATTCTGGTCCAGCCTTGTATTCTATAATTCTTATTTACCCGATGTCGCTTTTCCAGATCAACAGGATAAAGCCAGTGCCAAAGGCTTCTCCCTGGGTTATATTGGGAGCGTAGTCTTACTTATTTTATGCTTACTAATGATTTTAAAATATGAGTGGTTTGGTTTTGAAGATGAAGGCCTGCCTACCAGACTTTCATTTGTTCTTACAGGGGTTTGGTGGATCGGCTTTAGCCAGTACACCTATTACTACTTGCCAAAAGGGAATAAGAAAGCTAAACTTACCAATGATGTTCTTTTTAATGGATTTAAAGAGCTTAAGGGAATCTGGAAATCCATTGAGCAGAATAAAACTTTAAAACGCTACCTCATAGCATTTTTTGTCTATAGTATGGCTGTACAGACGATTATGTTAGTTGCCACGTATTTCGGGATCGAAGAGTTGGAGTGGGGAGATCAGGATCCAACTACGGGACTTATTATTAGTATTTTATTAATTCAATTGGTAGCAGTTGCGGGTGCAACTTTAACGTCAAGGTTAGCCATAAAATTTGGTGATATAAAAACTCTTATTTTCATCAATTTAATATGGATCGCAATCTGCGGCTATGCTTATTTTATTACAACGCCTATTCAATTTTATTTTGCAGCGGCTTCTGTAGGACTTGTAATGGGAGGTATCCAGTCACTCTCGCGATCTACTTATTCCAAAATGTTGCCTGAAAATGCTTTGGATACCGCCAGTTATTTTAGTTTTTATGATGTAGCGGAAAAGATAGGAATAGTAATCGGAATGTCATTATATGGTTATGTAGCCCAAAGTACGGGAAGTGTAAGAAATGCAATCTTATTTTTAGTTGTGTTCTTTATAGCGGGTGTGATCTTATTAATGAGAGTGCCGAAAAGAATTATTAAGGAATAA
- a CDS encoding DUF4097 family beta strand repeat protein yields MKTILSSILIFAVLAPGLPYYDANMAIKSCISLENELNGKHTKEKKITEEFNVNSNSNLSINNSYGNVDITTWDEDRVVIEVIIKTNGNDEDKVQEKLEEIHVDFDQSSSGVSAKTRFSKEEKSWWKSLTGGFDNVNMEVNYIIRAPEGNHLDINNDYGGIYIDKTTGNAKIRCDYGKIDIGELRGKSNYFNFDYTRNSRIGYVTNAEINADYSDYEIEEAGQLTISADYSKSKIGKVSKMEFNCDYGSVEVGKVKVLVGNGDYLTTKIDRVFNSLDLNMDYGSLSIEKIVKDASKIDINTDYAGVNIGYDHEMSFQFDIKTSYGGISGMEDLEIRKRDQGNSNHSISGYYGSSSNDTKINISTSYGSVKFNKN; encoded by the coding sequence ATGAAAACAATATTATCTAGTATCCTAATTTTTGCGGTGCTGGCACCAGGACTCCCCTATTATGATGCAAATATGGCTATAAAAAGCTGTATCAGTTTAGAAAATGAACTCAACGGAAAACATACTAAAGAGAAAAAGATCACAGAAGAGTTTAATGTAAATTCAAATTCCAATCTAAGCATCAATAACAGCTATGGAAATGTTGATATTACCACATGGGATGAAGATCGGGTTGTCATTGAGGTTATTATCAAGACCAATGGAAATGATGAAGATAAAGTTCAGGAAAAACTGGAAGAAATCCATGTAGATTTTGATCAGTCTTCTTCCGGAGTAAGTGCAAAAACCAGATTTTCTAAAGAAGAAAAATCATGGTGGAAAAGTTTAACCGGTGGATTTGATAATGTGAATATGGAAGTAAATTATATTATAAGGGCTCCTGAAGGAAACCATCTGGACATTAATAACGATTACGGCGGAATTTATATTGATAAAACTACAGGAAATGCCAAAATTAGGTGTGACTATGGCAAAATAGACATCGGCGAATTAAGAGGGAAATCTAATTATTTTAATTTTGATTATACTCGCAACAGTCGTATAGGTTATGTTACCAATGCAGAAATTAATGCAGATTATTCAGATTATGAAATTGAAGAAGCCGGACAATTAACTATTAGTGCTGATTACTCTAAATCTAAAATAGGGAAAGTATCTAAAATGGAATTCAACTGTGACTATGGTAGCGTTGAAGTAGGCAAAGTAAAAGTACTGGTTGGTAATGGTGATTATTTAACCACTAAAATAGACCGCGTTTTTAATTCTTTAGATCTGAATATGGATTACGGCTCACTTTCTATAGAAAAGATAGTTAAAGACGCGAGTAAAATTGATATTAATACTGATTATGCTGGAGTAAACATTGGGTATGACCACGAAATGAGCTTTCAGTTTGATATAAAAACTTCCTACGGCGGAATAAGTGGAATGGAAGATCTTGAAATTAGAAAAAGAGATCAGGGTAACTCAAATCACAGTATTTCAGGATATTATGGATCATCATCAAATGATACCAAGATCAATATATCTACCAGCTATGGTAGCGTGAAATTCAACAAAAATTAA
- the msrB gene encoding peptide-methionine (R)-S-oxide reductase MsrB, whose protein sequence is MKKYKVEKSEAEWKKELSPEQFRVLREKGTEAPNSGKYNLHFDEGEYKCAACGDKLFESNSKFESGCGWPSFDDAIEGKVEYIQDKTFGMIRTEILCSNCGSHLGHIFDDGPTDTGQRYCVNSASIEFNK, encoded by the coding sequence ATGAAAAAATATAAAGTAGAAAAATCCGAAGCAGAGTGGAAAAAAGAACTTTCTCCTGAACAGTTCAGAGTGCTTAGAGAGAAAGGTACAGAAGCTCCAAATTCCGGAAAATACAATCTGCATTTTGATGAAGGCGAATACAAGTGTGCGGCTTGCGGAGACAAACTTTTTGAAAGTAATTCTAAGTTTGAAAGTGGTTGTGGATGGCCTAGTTTTGATGATGCCATAGAAGGAAAAGTGGAGTATATCCAAGATAAAACCTTTGGAATGATACGTACGGAAATTCTCTGTTCAAACTGTGGTAGCCATCTTGGCCATATTTTTGATGATGGTCCTACAGATACAGGCCAGCGCTACTGTGTGAATTCGGCCAGTATAGAATTTAATAAATAA
- a CDS encoding head GIN domain-containing protein: MKKSILLFATSLLFMATACAQWGGERVRGNGDVVTKDRNVGSYDGVQLVGSMNVELVSGSEGTLKIQAESNLQEYIKTEVKNGKLRISTEEGFNLNPKDDILITVPVENIEEVSVTGSGDIWTKDRLKSSNMKVQVTGSGDLKLDLEVKDLKGMVTGSGDVKLKGKSQNFECTVTGSGDFEAFELQAENVEAKVSGSGDIMVNASNSLKASVSGSGDIVYKGNPAKQDFKTHGSGSVTSH; the protein is encoded by the coding sequence ATGAAAAAATCAATTTTATTATTCGCGACTTCTCTATTATTTATGGCAACTGCCTGCGCACAATGGGGTGGTGAGAGAGTAAGAGGAAATGGTGATGTGGTCACTAAAGATAGAAATGTAGGCTCCTATGACGGAGTACAGCTTGTAGGCTCCATGAATGTAGAATTAGTTTCAGGAAGTGAAGGCACTTTAAAAATTCAGGCAGAAAGCAATCTACAGGAATATATTAAAACAGAAGTGAAAAATGGAAAACTTAGAATTTCCACGGAAGAAGGTTTTAACCTTAATCCAAAAGATGACATACTTATTACCGTACCTGTTGAAAATATAGAAGAAGTTTCTGTTACGGGTTCTGGTGATATCTGGACAAAAGACAGGCTAAAATCTTCAAACATGAAGGTACAGGTTACAGGCTCGGGAGATTTGAAGCTTGATTTGGAAGTTAAAGATCTTAAAGGAATGGTGACAGGATCTGGAGATGTAAAATTAAAAGGAAAAAGTCAGAATTTTGAATGTACCGTTACTGGCAGTGGAGACTTTGAAGCTTTCGAATTACAGGCTGAAAATGTAGAGGCCAAAGTATCAGGTTCAGGAGACATTATGGTAAATGCCAGCAATTCATTAAAAGCTTCTGTTTCTGGTTCTGGGGATATAGTATATAAAGGAAACCCTGCTAAACAGGATTTTAAAACCCATGGGTCTGGAAGTGTAACTTCCCATTAA
- the msrB gene encoding peptide-methionine (R)-S-oxide reductase MsrB, which produces MKKLFLFTVLATFLMSCNGNAQKTSKKSSKDYEVSKTESEWKEELTSEEFDVLRKAATERPFSSELNDIKKPGTFVCAACGNELYKTEHKFMSGTGWPSFDRPIEGGVAYGSDSKLGYQRDEVHCARCGGHLGHVFNDGPKETTGKRHCINGIAMDFNPENE; this is translated from the coding sequence ATGAAAAAGTTATTTTTATTCACTGTTCTCGCAACTTTTCTAATGAGCTGTAACGGGAATGCTCAAAAAACATCTAAAAAATCTTCAAAAGATTATGAAGTCAGCAAAACTGAATCTGAATGGAAAGAAGAGCTTACTTCAGAAGAATTTGATGTGTTAAGAAAAGCGGCAACAGAAAGACCATTTTCCAGCGAGCTCAACGATATTAAAAAGCCCGGTACTTTTGTATGTGCGGCATGTGGAAATGAACTCTATAAAACCGAACACAAATTTATGAGCGGTACCGGATGGCCGAGTTTTGATCGTCCTATTGAAGGTGGAGTGGCTTATGGTAGTGATTCAAAGTTGGGATACCAGAGAGACGAAGTACATTGTGCCAGATGTGGTGGTCACTTAGGTCATGTTTTTAATGATGGTCCAAAGGAAACTACCGGGAAAAGGCATTGTATTAACGGTATTGCAATGGACTTTAATCCTGAAAACGAATAA
- a CDS encoding M48 family metallopeptidase, producing MKFRITFLWLSVLLLVVACKTNPFTGEKNLNFVSNDQLFPSSFEQYNQFLNEAEVVRGTEDSRMVKKLGEDIVVAAERYLNANGYQGFMSDFKWEFNLVKDDQANAFAMPGGKVVVYTGILDEAKNTNGLATIMAHEIAHALADHGAQRMSAAQLQQIGAVAGSVAVSGRSESTQQIFAQAYGLGSQLGVMLPFSRSHESEADRIGLSMMAIAGYDPREAPELWRRMQANGGQAPPEFLSTHPSTQTRINNLTQWAPEAIEEAKKYGTTSFK from the coding sequence ATGAAATTTAGAATTACTTTTTTATGGTTAAGTGTGCTTCTCTTAGTGGTAGCATGTAAGACCAATCCCTTTACAGGAGAGAAGAATCTTAACTTTGTATCTAACGATCAATTGTTCCCTTCTTCTTTTGAACAATATAACCAGTTTTTGAATGAAGCCGAAGTAGTTCGCGGAACTGAAGATTCAAGAATGGTGAAGAAACTTGGAGAAGATATTGTGGTGGCCGCCGAGCGCTATCTCAATGCTAACGGTTACCAGGGTTTTATGAGCGATTTTAAATGGGAATTTAACCTGGTAAAAGATGATCAGGCTAATGCATTTGCAATGCCGGGTGGAAAGGTAGTTGTCTATACCGGAATCCTGGATGAAGCTAAGAACACTAACGGATTGGCTACAATTATGGCTCATGAGATTGCTCACGCGCTTGCAGACCACGGGGCTCAACGAATGAGTGCGGCACAATTGCAACAGATTGGTGCTGTGGCAGGTTCTGTAGCAGTAAGTGGAAGAAGTGAAAGCACTCAACAAATTTTTGCTCAGGCTTATGGCCTTGGTTCTCAGCTTGGAGTAATGCTTCCATTTAGTAGAAGTCACGAATCTGAAGCAGATAGAATAGGTCTTAGTATGATGGCAATTGCAGGTTACGATCCTCGTGAAGCTCCAGAATTATGGAGAAGAATGCAAGCTAATGGGGGGCAGGCTCCACCAGAATTCTTAAGTACCCACCCTTCTACGCAGACGAGAATTAACAACTTGACACAATGGGCTCCTGAAGCAATAGAGGAGGCCAAAAAATATGGAACGACCAGTTTCAAATAA
- a CDS encoding RNA polymerase sigma factor, which produces MTPTIIHIKDLVARCRHGDERAQMEIYDRYYKAMYNTAYRITGHSAEAEDIMQESFLNAFTKIESFKENSTFGAWLKRIVVNESITAYKKITKLGEVSYNDALKNEADDGGVSLNEDDKNNTKVRLILQQIRSLKENYRLGLTLHLIEGYDYEEICEIMNISYANCRTMISRAKESLRKKLQDHEK; this is translated from the coding sequence TTGACACCAACCATCATCCATATTAAAGACCTGGTAGCACGTTGTCGTCATGGCGATGAACGTGCTCAAATGGAAATTTATGATCGTTATTACAAAGCGATGTACAATACTGCGTATCGTATCACGGGGCATTCTGCTGAAGCCGAAGATATTATGCAGGAGTCTTTTTTAAATGCTTTCACAAAAATTGAAAGTTTTAAAGAAAATTCCACTTTTGGAGCGTGGTTAAAGAGAATTGTGGTGAACGAAAGTATTACGGCTTATAAGAAAATTACAAAGCTGGGCGAAGTAAGCTATAATGATGCGTTAAAAAATGAAGCTGATGATGGAGGTGTTTCTTTGAATGAAGATGATAAGAACAATACTAAAGTTCGTTTAATCCTACAACAAATTAGGTCTCTTAAGGAGAATTACAGACTTGGTTTAACCTTGCATCTAATTGAAGGATACGACTATGAAGAAATTTGTGAAATAATGAATATTTCTTATGCCAATTGCCGAACGATGATCTCCAGGGCAAAAGAAAGCCTAAGAAAAAAGTTACAGGATCATGAAAAATAA
- a CDS encoding alpha/beta fold hydrolase, which translates to MTKKTKDNIPVQRLLVPSYILAISTILTKISPFLASRFAAKLFLTPFKYKLPGREKEMDSNSVQKTVIVPSMNREIVTYEYGEGDKKILLVHGWSGRGTQLAKIAEALKAKGYMVISFDAPAHGKADGKMSMMPFFIKAAHYLDEQHGSFEAVIGHSLGGMAALKAISEGLKTKKLVIIGTANNITEITRHFAENMKMNHKVAAKMKDYLDAKFNEDMDTLSGAISAENVKIPTLVIHDEKDVDVKVNSAYEIHETLKNSELMITSGQGHRRVLGNPEVINKITTFITAQSL; encoded by the coding sequence ATGACCAAAAAAACAAAAGACAATATACCGGTTCAAAGGCTACTGGTACCTTCTTATATATTGGCGATCTCCACAATTCTAACAAAGATCTCTCCTTTTTTAGCAAGTAGATTTGCGGCAAAATTATTTCTCACTCCCTTTAAGTACAAATTACCGGGAAGAGAAAAAGAAATGGATTCTAATTCGGTTCAAAAGACGGTAATTGTGCCATCCATGAATCGTGAGATAGTTACTTATGAATACGGAGAAGGTGATAAGAAAATATTATTGGTTCATGGCTGGAGCGGAAGAGGAACACAACTCGCCAAAATAGCTGAAGCGTTAAAAGCTAAAGGCTATATGGTTATTAGTTTTGATGCACCAGCGCACGGAAAAGCTGATGGAAAAATGAGCATGATGCCATTTTTTATTAAAGCCGCTCATTATCTGGACGAGCAGCATGGTTCATTTGAAGCTGTCATCGGTCATTCTCTTGGCGGAATGGCTGCTTTGAAAGCAATAAGCGAAGGCTTAAAAACAAAGAAGCTGGTCATTATTGGAACCGCAAATAATATCACTGAAATCACCAGGCATTTTGCCGAAAATATGAAGATGAATCATAAGGTAGCTGCAAAGATGAAAGACTATCTGGATGCAAAATTTAATGAAGATATGGATACACTTTCCGGCGCTATTTCTGCGGAAAATGTAAAAATACCTACCCTGGTTATTCACGATGAAAAAGATGTAGATGTTAAAGTTAATTCGGCTTACGAAATACATGAAACACTGAAAAATAGCGAACTAATGATCACTTCAGGACAAGGACATAGACGTGTTTTAGGAAATCCTGAGGTTATTAACAAAATCACAACTTTTATCACGGCACAATCTTTGTAA